The Rhodococcus sp. B50 DNA window ACGCAACGTTGGAGGTTGCTAACTCAACACCACGAGCAGCCTTTGTATACTCCCCTCGGAATTCTTTTCGATGGTACAAAGGAAAGCCTGACACGACGCATTTCAACGCGGCTGGACAGGTAGAGATTGCGCATCGTCTACTAAATATGCTATGCCGATTGGAGGGAACAGCAACGGACGACGAGCGCGGACGGAATCCCGATCTAGGCCCAGAACTGCGGCGACGCGCGCTCCACGAACGTTTGGCGCGACGCATTCGGCGAGTCTCTTTGAGGCCGTGAGCAACGCTTGATTGTAACAAGGGCTGTGAGCCCGTTTTGTAGGGGGTAGGTGGAACCATGTGGCCCCAAACGTAAGTGCGCACTGGGAATGAAATATTCGCGTCGGAACGTTAAATGCAGGTGTTGCGGCTCTTTAACGGTATGAAGAGTGCGTCACTTAGCAATGCGGTGCAAGGTCGCCTATTTCAGCGCTCGCCCGTAACGCTAATGACACAAAGGTGCGACATGCACGAATGGCGTCTGATCGTCGTCGTACGGCAGGATCGTTCATAGCGGGGAGGAGGCGGCTGCAGCCGGGCGGCGCGACGCATTCGCCGAGACGTCAGAGCTGATACCTCGCTCCGGGAGTCGGATGCCTACATTGAGAAACCCAATCTGCCCGTTACACGGCCATCGCCGAGGTCCTGGGGGCGCCGGTCATCGGTCAACGGGTGATCGACCTTCCTAGTCGGGCAGCTCCGCCGAACCGCACTTCTTGGGCCCTCCATCTAAACGTGTCCTTGATCACTGAGGACCTGGACTGCCGCAGAGTTCAGGATCCGCAACCGGCTTCGAGTCTCTCTGTAGGCCGATGAGCTGCGCCTTCTCCGATCCGGTTCAATGCACGCCCGAGGCCTGTTGGGAGCCTTGTCGTGCGTCTGGGGTGTAGCCGCACCCCCGGAGATGCGAAATCTCGCTGCATGCTCGAATATGGATGACTGAAGACGGGTGGGTCGGTCGCTCTGCGTGTGCCTGGGGAGGAACTCACAGAGCGGTGGCCATGCGGAAGGCTGCGACCACTCGGCACTGTTGGTTCGGGGAGGAGCCGGAATGACGTCAGGTCGACCATCACGCGTACGTACCTCTAGCTGTTCAAGCGAATACGGCCTACCCCGCCTCATCGATCCAGGCGGAGATTTGTCCTGCAGCGGCATCGACGTCGCGTCCTCATCGCGGTGATCAAAGGTTTCAACCCGCGTGTGCTGTTCTGGCCGCGCCGCCTTACACCAATCCGCAAGTCTGACCGAGCACTACGTTCTGGGAGCGCAGCAAATTGAGTAGTCGTATAGCCGTATTTGGAACCGGGTACCTGGGGGCAACGCACGCAGCCTGCATGGCAGAACTCGGTCACGACGTCGTCGGCGTAGATGTGGACGCGGCAAAAATCTCCAAGTTGGAGGCGGGCGAGGTTCCTTTCTATGAGCCTGGCCTCGAAGAAGTCCTGAAGCGCAATCTCTCTTCGGGTCGACTTCGTTTTACGTCCTCTTACAAGGACGCCGCCGAGCATGCAGATGTGCACTTCATCGGGGTAGGGACGCCCCAAAAAAAGGGTGAGTATGCAGCCGATTTGACGTATGTAGACGCTGTGGTCGAACAACTTGCGCCTCTGCTTACTAAGCCAGCAGTGATATACGGAAAGTCTACTGTTCCGGTTGGTACGGCTCAGCGACTGGGCGAACTCGCACGTCGGCTCGCACCTGTAGGCGACGAGGTCGAGGTTGCTTGGAACCCCGAGTTCTTGCGGGAGGGATACGCAGTTGAGGACACGCTGCACCCCGACCGCTTAGTTCTTGGAGTCGATCCCAAACGACCTGGACGTGCGGAATCAGTTGCACGTGAGGTGTACGCGCAACTTCTCGACGAGGAAATACCCTTCCTGGTTACAGACCTCCCGACTGCCGAACTGGTTAAGACCGCGGCGAACGCGTTTCTCGCTACAAAAATCTCCTTCATCAATGCTATGGCTGAGGTATGCGACGCCGCAGGAGCCGATGTAACTGTCCTCGCCGATGCGATCGGTCGAGACGCGCGAATCGGACGCCGGTTCCTCAACGCCGGCATCGGTTTCGGAGGCGGATGTCTTCCTAAAGACATTCGGGCCTTCATGGCGCGTGCCGGTGAGTTGGGAGCCGACCAGGCGCTCACCTTCCTTCGCGAAGTCGACAACATCAATATGCGCCGTCGTACCCAGATGGTCGAACACGTCCGAGAAGCTGTAGGCGGATCCCTCTTGGGAACACGAGTGGCCGTCCTTGGAGCCGCATTCAAGCCGGACTCCGATGACGTCCGCGACTCCCCAGCGTTGAACGTCGCCGGCCAGATCCAGCTGCAGGGCGCGGCCGTTACAGTTTACGACCCGCGCGCCATTGAAAACTCCAGAGCACTCTTTCCGACGTTGAATTACGCGACAAGCGCAATAGAAGCCTGCGTGGGTGCGGACGTGGTGTTGGTCCTCACCGAGTGGAAAGAGTTCCGGGAAATCGAGCCGGACTTGCTGGCGAAGCACGTTCGAGAGAGGCGCGTACTGGATGGACGAAATTGTTTGAATCCAGTTCGTTGGAGGACGGCAGGCTGGGACTACCGAGGTGTTGGTCGCCCGTAGAATTCGCGAATTACACCCTCAGTTACGAACAGTCAACTCCCAGCAGCATCTAGGAGCCTACGTGGGCGTGGTACGCACCCTCAAAATCCAATTAATTAAACGGCTGAAGGGTGGCGACGTCGCAGCACGCGCCCTTGGCATGAAAGTCGGCACTGATTGTCGGATCCTCTCACTCGAGGCCGGTTCGGAACCGTGGCTCGTATCGATTGGTGACAGAGTCACCGTGAGCAGCGGAGTCCAATTTCTCACGCATGATGGCTCAGGTTGGCTATACCGAGACGAACGCGGACGTCGGTACCGCTACGCAAGGATCCTGGTTGGTAGCGACGTCTTTATCGGCAATCGCAGCATTATAATGCCGGGGGTGAAAGTTGGTGACAAGAGTGTCATCGGCGCTGGCTCAGTAGTAACCAAGTCTGTTCCCTCTGGATCTGTGGTAGCGGGAAATCCGGCCCGTTTCATCACCACGTATGACGAACTCATGTCACGAATTTCAAAGTGGACCCACCACGCTGATGTCCAAGGCTTAGATATTCGTGAACGGTCAGAGCGTGCACTGGACCGTGAGTTTCTTCCGTACTTGCAGACCGCACGCGTAGATCTGCCCGATCATCCCGTTAGTTGACATACTGCGTGATAGGAGAATTGTGAAGGCAATCGTCACCGGTGCAGCCGGCTTTATTGGTCACACTCTAGTGAAGCGCCTACTAGGTGAAGGCTATGACGTAGTCGGCGTGGACTGCTTTACTGACTATTACAACACCGATATTAAACGTCGCAATATTGATGCGATCCCCGACAAGAACAACTTTACCTTGGTAGAGGCAGACCTTCGCACCGTTGATTTGCGCAGTCTACTGTCCGATGCGGAGGTCATATTTCATCAAGCGGGCCAGCCTGGTGTAAGAAAATCTTGGGGTAATGACTTTCTGCACTATACCGAGATGAACATAAACGCAACGCAGCGATTGCTTGAAGCTGCACGTGAAGTCAAGAAGCTGAAGCGACTTGTGTACGCATCGTCTTCGTCGGTTTATGGAGACGCGGAAGCTTACCCGACAAAAGAGACGGACCTTCCGCGTCCTGTGAGTCCTTACGGTGTCAGCAAACTGGCGGCCGAAAATTTGTGCTCGTTGTACGCAAAGAATTTTGGAATTCCGGTCACTTCGCTTCGGTATTTCACAGTATACGGGCCGGGTCAACGGCCCGATATGGCCTTCACGCGATTTCTTCGTTCGGCTATCGATCGTTCGACCATCTCCATTTTTGGGGACGGAACCCAGATCCGAGATTTCACCTACGTGGACGACATTGTCAACGCTAATTTGATGTGCTCTCAAGCGGCAGAGGATCCGGGATCAATTTACAATGTTGCCGGAGGGTCAAGCGCCTCGGTTAACGACGTACTTAAGGTAATCGAGGAAATTTCAAAATCCCCTCTGAATGTCGAGTACGTGACCTCCGTGGTAGGTGATGTCAAGCGTACTGGCGGTGATATCAAGTCGATATCCTCGTCTGTGGGGTGGGAGCCGAAGGTAGATCTAAGAAGCGGACTCAAGCGTCATTGGGAATGGGCGCAGAGCGTCTACCGAGGCTAAGACCACCCGTCATCACGCTAAAGGACAAATATGGAAGACCAGCTTCCTTGCATATCTATCGTCACCGTTGTCAGAAACAACCTTCAAGGCCTAATAACTACTGCGGAAAGTATTCAACGTCAAAAGTATAACAAAATCGAACACGTCATCGTCGACGGAGCGTCGACCGACGGGACGCTAGATTGGCTCGCTGCTTACAAACCGAACTACCGGGTCTCATTCATTAGCGAGCCGGACAACGGAATCTACGACGCGATGAACAAGGGTATAAACCTTGCGTCCGGCGACGTCGTCCAGTTCCTGAACGGTGGTGATGAGCTCGCATCTGATTCTGTTCTTAATATCGTGGCACAAAGTTACCATGAAAGTCGCTGGGACTGGGCGTATGGACAAATCCGGTACGTCAACGGGAAGTACGAACGGATTCGCGAATATAGTTTTTCTCCGTTTTCTTTGAAAAAGCTTTCAATGGGACTAGCATTCACTCCCCACCCTGCCACGTTTGTAAAAAGGTCGGGAATTGAGACGATGGGCGGATTCCGGTCCGAGTTTGGCTTCTCTGCGGACCAAGAAATGGCCGTACGGCTGGGAAAGCAAGCCTCACCAAGTATAATTGACACGGTCATTACCAACTATCTAATCGAAGGTGCGCATGGTGCGAGCAAGCCCGCGGATACCGCTCGGCGCTACGCTCGGATACGCCGGGCAAATGGGCTGCTGGTCGGCGGTTCACGTGTACTAGATGCTGGCTTTACAATTGCGCTTGCGACATTTTGGACGGCCCGGGCCCAAGCAGGCCGATTGCGGCAGTATACGAACCGATAAAGATACGTAATTTCCGTACGTGCGGACACCGAGCAGGAACCAGGAGTCGGACAATCCAATGGCGACAAGATGGAATCCAATCCGAAGTAAAGCCGATTACCGTCGATTCTTGGACGAAGACCTGAAGGCGCACAATCTCAAGCGTTGGGGAGTCACCTCGCCGCTTCGCAAGCCTGAGGTCTACTACCAACGATTGATGCGACGAGTTGAGTATTTTAACTCAAAGAGTGGTCCCGCCAATCGAATCTTCCTGTTCTATGCTCGCTATCGCCTACAGCGATTTTCAATTCGGACGGGAATTTCCTTCCCCGCGGGTGTGTCCGACATGGGGCTGTCGATTGCTCACTACGGAAGTATCGTCGTCAATGCCAAAGCGCGAATCGGAAAGTACTGTCGGATCCATTCCGCGACAAATATTGGTACTGCAGGTGGAGGCGTTCCGACGATCGGTGACTATGTTTACATCGGTCCCGGCGCTGTCATCTACGGGGACATCACGGTGGGGGATAGTGCGGTAATTGGAGCCAACGCGGTCGTGAATCGGGATGTTCCACCTGGGGTTACGGTCGCCGGGGCTCCCGCGCGGGTGATATCTGCACGGGATTCGTCCTACATTGTGCCTATCTGGTTTCCTAACCACCGCGGCCGTAGCAGTGAATCGCAAGCGCAGAACATCTCCGAAACCGTGGATGAGAGCACGGCATCATGAGGGTCGCCATACTCGTCCCAAGCCTCGGCGGTGGAGGCGCCGAGTTCGTTGCTCGCGAATGGGCCAGGTGGTTAAACACTACGGGAGTCGACGCGCGACTTGTAGTGTGCGGACCCGTCGACCCTCTGCTCCGTCCTGACGGAGTACAGGTGCACTCCATTCCCGACAAGGGGTTCATTCGCCGGCTTCTCGCGGTCCGTCGATATGCGGCGTCCTCGCGTGTAGATATCATTTTAGGGTTGATGCCGTACTTTAATTTATTGGCTCTAATTTCACAGTTCGGAAGAGTTGGCGGGCGTGCGCGTGTTGTAATTAGCGGTCGCAATGTCGAAGTTCCTCTACGTAAGATCTTCGGAATCAAGTTTCGTGCTATTCAGGCGATCGCAAAGATTTGCTACCCTTTTGCCGATGCATATATCGCAATTTCTCATACGGTTGCAGCAGAGGCAGCCGCGTTGTACCGGATAGAGCCAAAGAACATTTATGTCGTGCCGAATCCCGCCACAGCGAAGGTCGACGTGCGTGCCGCGCACGCAACTATTAAATGTTCGAGAGATACCTTAGCCCCTCAACATTCGCTCAACCTTGTCGTCCCTGCTCGACTCGTGGAGCAGAAGCGGCCCCATATACCCGTTCTGGTTGCTTCTGAAATTACCAAACATTTCGAGCACGTCGAAGTTCATTTCTTCGGCATCGGGCCTTTGGAATCAGAAATTCAACAGCTCGCGCAGGGTTGTTCGGTGTCGGTCAAGTTTCATGGGTGGGTAGAAGCCTGGTTTGAAGAATGCCCGCCAAATTCTGTCGTACTATTGGCGTCTCTGGCAGAAGGGTTTGGCAATGTCCTTGTCGAAGCCGCTTCGGTGGGGATTCCTTCCGTCGTGTCTTCCCGTTGCCTGGGTTCTTCTGACGCAATTGTCCCGGGATTGACTGGAGAGCTTTGCGCGGGCGACTCTGTGAATGACTATGCCGAGGCGGTTTTGGCAGTTGCAGATCTCACTATGAACGGGGCCGAGTCTGCATGGCTTTCGAGATTCACCTTGGAGTCTAGCGGAAACCGCGTACTCCGGGTGCTTCGCGACGTGTACAAAAAGGGTGTGAGGTCCGAAATTGTCCCTCTTGCGGTCGAGTTGGCGGACCGGAGTGAGTAATTCTCCAGTTCACATGGCCAACGCACGATCTCCATTTGTGAGCGTTCGAAGGTTAGGTGAGGCTCAATGAACAGCGACAGTAATGCCGTAATGAAGGACAGTTATGTCCGGGTGGGGAGAGTCCCCTTTATCGCGACCACCGCAGATGAAGCGTGCGGTGATGTAATTCGATGGGGGTTGGAACGTAAGGCGATATCGGTTCGGTTATCGAATGCTTACTGCGTGGCCGTGGCATCAAATGATCGGTCCTACGCCGAGGTGTTGAACGATGAAGGAGTCAATTTCCCGGACGGTCGACCGGTGGTATGGGCAATGAAGGCGAGATCGCGCGGTAGAATTCTCGCGGGCCACGTCCGTGGGCCGTCTCTGTTCCGCAATGTCCTCGATCGGGGCCGCTCTAAGAATCTGAAGCACTTTTTTCTTGGTGCAACCGATGAGACTTTGGAAGACCTTTACAGAGCGGCCTGTAATGAATATCCAGGCATTTCTATCGCGGGCATGTATTCCCCTCAGTTCGGGCCGGTGGATTCTTCATTTCTCGAAGATGTATCAAACCGGATTAACGATGCCGATCCCGATATCGTGTGGGTTGCGCTTGGGACTCCCAAACAAGATTTTTGTACGGCCGCGTTGTGCAGAATGGTCCAACGTCCATGCGTGGGGGTCGGTGCGGCATTTGATTTTGTTGCGGGAACTATTTCGGAGGCGCCTAGATTCTTTCAAAAGTTCGGCATCGAGTGGTTATACCGATTCGCCTCTGAGCCTCGCAGGTTGTGGAAGCGGTACGTGTTCGGCAACGTCACTTTTATTCGTTCGGCGCTGACCGAATCGGGTAACTGACCGCGTATGAACAGTATCGGGAACGGGCCGCTTGCGCGTATCGTGAAGTCCGCAGGTGCGCGCGCGTTTGTACTGCCTTTATCGGGCGGAGCTGCGCTCCTTATTACGCGGCTGATAACTTCCGAATATGGTCCGGAAACTTATGCTGTATTCTCTCTCGCCGCTGCATTGCCCTTTCTAATTCCTATGATGGATCTTGGAATTGGGTCGGCTGTGACAAATGCCGCCGCAGGCTTGCCCGGCCATTCCGATTCTTTCAACGCCGTGCTCCGAAAGGCTCAACGAATTCTGATTTCGGTGGGCGCCGCACTTGGCGCCGCGAGTCTCGCGTTAGGAGCGTCCGGTTTATGGACTACCGTGCTCAATCTTGAGTCGAGCCGAGAACTCAACTGGTCGATTGCAACCGCAGTTCTTTTAATCGCGATTTCGGTACCGTTGTCGTTGGGCGCGCGCATTCTTCTTGGAATTAGACGGAACGCCTTCGTGGTCCTGATCCAGGGAACGACCTCGGTCGTAAATCTAGCCGCAGTGAGTATCTTGTTCGTGGCTCGGGCGGAACCGCCTGTCTTGATCGCGGTTTCCACAGTGGGCGTATTGGCGACAAACGTATTGCTGAATTGGGTTGCTTTGCGGTCGCCTGCAGTCCGGGCGGCACGAGCCGATAGAAAACCGTCTAAACGAGGGCATAGTACTGCAATTTGGTCAACGGCGGTACCAATGGTAGTAGTCTCGATCGCACTGCCGTTCACTTTCCAATCGGACCGAATTGTTCTCGGATGGACTTCGTCGCTTGAACAAGTGGCGATCTATTCGGGTGCTGCGATGGTCTTTCTTCCAGTTCTTTCAATTGTGCAAGTAGCTGGCCGATCGTTGTGGGGTGATTTTGCGGAAGCCCGTCATTCTGGACGGGATGTCAGCAAGTTGTTCAGTCAGGCGGTTCTTCTGAGTACTTTCCTGGGTATCGGTGGCGCACTTGGCTTGGTCATTTTTGGTCCCATCATCGCGAGGTGGGCGACGAGTGGCATAGTGGATATCCCGTACGCGCTCTACTTTGCATTTGCGGGTGTAGTGATTTGTCAGGCGATTCAGCAGCCTGCGGGTATGTATCTGACGGACGTTTCGGGTCTCCGGTTTCAGGCTGTAACGACGGTCGTGACGGCACTTGCGAGCCTCGTTCTATCGATCTATTTTGCTTCGAAGCACGGTGCGATCGGTCCGGTCCTTGCAACAGTGGTGGTTCTTGCGTTTCTACATGTCGTCCCGTGTTTGCTGTATTCGTACATGAGAATTCGCAACGAAAGTGTACGCCGTTCTCAGTTGGCTGTGGTGTCAGTAAGCGATGGATCGTTGGGTAAATTAAGGGGTTAATCGATGAATGAAATAAGCGGCCCGCACGCAGCCTTAGATCGGATCATTGTTGAACATGTAGATCCTGAGAATCTCGTACCGGGTGGTATCGACACGTGTATCCACGACCTTATCAAGTACGGTGATGGCTTTCAATTCGGATTGGTAGGCATCACGCTCAATAAACAGCATAGGGTCGGTGTGTGGACTAAGGTTGAGCTTGCTGGCCGGCAAGTAGACTTTATGCCTGTCGCCCACTTCGATCGGAGCGAGGCATCACGTAGCCGGGTTCGTGTTCCGCATTCGATGCGCCTGCTGTGTGGCGTTGTGAAGTATAACCGCAGGATCCCGCGAGTGCTTTTGCAAGCGCATAGGGTAGAGACGGGATTTCTTCTCTCCTACCTTCGGCGTAGCAGGTTTATCCAGTTCATTCATAATGATTCGAACGGCCTGACCGGTGCACATTCAGATTCCTCGTGGAAGGGACTCGGGTCGGTTTATCGGGCCCTTGAGAAACGCGTTCTTCGGCGTGCGGCAGGTATCGTGGTTTTTAATCGCACGGATGGAACGCGGCTGCTTCAAGCACGGCCTGATGTTCATGTTGCGCAGACTTGGTTCGATCCGCAGGTCTACCAGCGCGCTAATCGCGTTAAGTGGGATGGGAAACGTGCACTTCGTGTGTGCTGGGTCGGACGATTGGAGTCCCAGAAGGATCCCTTGTTGGCGGTCGATACTATCTTCCGGCTCTTGAAACATGTTCCGAGTGCTGAGTTGGTGATGGTTGGTGACGGGTCGATGCGCGATGGCGTAATCGGCCGTGCTGCAGAGCTAGGCGTGTCCGGATCAGTGCACCTACTTGGGAGCCAGGATCGGGCAATGGTTGCGAAAGTCATGAGTGAGTCCGATTGTCTCCTGATGACATCGCACTACGAGGGCTCTCCCCGCGTGTTGGTCGAGGCCGGCGGTACCGGACTGCCGGTGGTGGCGACGAAAGGTGCGGATCCGGATGGTGCGCTTAAGGTTGGTTTTAATGGTATTGCAGCGGAGCATCGAGACCCTGCTTTGCTCGCAACGGGCCTGATTGAGGCCTGCCAGTATTCGGAGGAAGACTGCTGTACGGCGGCTGAACATCGAGCAGCGGGACCATCGGTGAGGCGGATTCTCTCGATAGGGGTTGCATGATTGCTCGGGATGACACCGACTAGCTAGAGATTATTTGTAATGTCGATCATGAACGGAAAAGAGGAGAAAATGAAGACTGCGCTGATCACTGGTATCACAGGTCAAGATGGATCGTATCTCGCTGAATTTCTTCTGCAAAAAGGGTACGAGGTTCATGGACTCATTCGTAGGTCGTCTTCGTTTAATACGTCGCGTATTGACCATTTGTATGTCGATCCCCATGAACCCAATGCAAAGTTGTTCTTGCACTATGGAGATCTGAGTGACGGTGCACGACTTGTTACATTGCTCTCGCAGATCAACCCCGACGAAGTTTACAACCTTGGTGCTCAGTCGCATGTCAGGGTGAGTTTTGATGAACCCGAACACACCGGTAATACAACGGGAATTGGATCCATCCGCCTTCTGGAAGCTGTTCGGTTGGCAGGGGTCAACTGCCGGTACTACCAGGCCTCGAGCTCGGAGATGTTCGGTGCTACTCCTCCGCCTCAGAATGAGGAAACCCCGTTCTATCCGCGTTCGCCGTATGGTGCTGCGAAGGTGTACTCCTACTGGGTGACGCGGAATTATCGCGAGGCATATGGCATGTTCGCGGTGAACGGGATTCTGTTCAACCATGAGTCGCCCCGTCGCGGTGAGACATTTGTGACTCGCAAGATCACGCGCGCGGTGGCGCGCATCAAGGCCGGCGTCGAGAAGCACCTGTACATGGGAAATCTCGATGCGGTGCGAGACTGGGGATACGCCCCGGAGTACGTGGAAGGCATGTGGCGCATGCTTCAGGCTGACGAGCCTGACGACTTCGTACTGGCAACAGGCGAGGCCTACTCTGTGAAGGACTTCCTGCAGGTTGCGTTCGAGCATGGCGGCATGAACTGGGAAGATCATGTCAAGTTCGACGAGCGGTATCTCCGGCCGACTGAGGTTGATTCGCTGATCGGTGATGCGTCGAAGGCTCATGAAAAACTGGGTTGGAAGGCTCGGGTTCATACACCGGAGTTGGCACGGATCATGGTCGACGCGGACATCGAGGCTCTGACGCACGAAGGACGAGCCTGGATCGATAAGCCGGCTCACCCCGATTGGGAGATTCTCTGATGAGCGACGCGTTCGTTCCTCGCCCACTCGATCGCACAGAGCCGTTCTATGTTGCAGGACATCGCGGACTGGTGGGTGGTGCGATTTGGC harbors:
- a CDS encoding NAD-dependent epimerase/dehydratase family protein, translated to MKAIVTGAAGFIGHTLVKRLLGEGYDVVGVDCFTDYYNTDIKRRNIDAIPDKNNFTLVEADLRTVDLRSLLSDAEVIFHQAGQPGVRKSWGNDFLHYTEMNINATQRLLEAAREVKKLKRLVYASSSSVYGDAEAYPTKETDLPRPVSPYGVSKLAAENLCSLYAKNFGIPVTSLRYFTVYGPGQRPDMAFTRFLRSAIDRSTISIFGDGTQIRDFTYVDDIVNANLMCSQAAEDPGSIYNVAGGSSASVNDVLKVIEEISKSPLNVEYVTSVVGDVKRTGGDIKSISSSVGWEPKVDLRSGLKRHWEWAQSVYRG
- a CDS encoding serine O-acetyltransferase, yielding MDEDLKAHNLKRWGVTSPLRKPEVYYQRLMRRVEYFNSKSGPANRIFLFYARYRLQRFSIRTGISFPAGVSDMGLSIAHYGSIVVNAKARIGKYCRIHSATNIGTAGGGVPTIGDYVYIGPGAVIYGDITVGDSAVIGANAVVNRDVPPGVTVAGAPARVISARDSSYIVPIWFPNHRGRSSESQAQNISETVDESTAS
- the gmd gene encoding GDP-mannose 4,6-dehydratase, with product MKTALITGITGQDGSYLAEFLLQKGYEVHGLIRRSSSFNTSRIDHLYVDPHEPNAKLFLHYGDLSDGARLVTLLSQINPDEVYNLGAQSHVRVSFDEPEHTGNTTGIGSIRLLEAVRLAGVNCRYYQASSSEMFGATPPPQNEETPFYPRSPYGAAKVYSYWVTRNYREAYGMFAVNGILFNHESPRRGETFVTRKITRAVARIKAGVEKHLYMGNLDAVRDWGYAPEYVEGMWRMLQADEPDDFVLATGEAYSVKDFLQVAFEHGGMNWEDHVKFDERYLRPTEVDSLIGDASKAHEKLGWKARVHTPELARIMVDADIEALTHEGRAWIDKPAHPDWEIL
- a CDS encoding UDP-glucose dehydrogenase family protein, which gives rise to MSSRIAVFGTGYLGATHAACMAELGHDVVGVDVDAAKISKLEAGEVPFYEPGLEEVLKRNLSSGRLRFTSSYKDAAEHADVHFIGVGTPQKKGEYAADLTYVDAVVEQLAPLLTKPAVIYGKSTVPVGTAQRLGELARRLAPVGDEVEVAWNPEFLREGYAVEDTLHPDRLVLGVDPKRPGRAESVAREVYAQLLDEEIPFLVTDLPTAELVKTAANAFLATKISFINAMAEVCDAAGADVTVLADAIGRDARIGRRFLNAGIGFGGGCLPKDIRAFMARAGELGADQALTFLREVDNINMRRRTQMVEHVREAVGGSLLGTRVAVLGAAFKPDSDDVRDSPALNVAGQIQLQGAAVTVYDPRAIENSRALFPTLNYATSAIEACVGADVVLVLTEWKEFREIEPDLLAKHVRERRVLDGRNCLNPVRWRTAGWDYRGVGRP
- a CDS encoding WecB/TagA/CpsF family glycosyltransferase is translated as MNSDSNAVMKDSYVRVGRVPFIATTADEACGDVIRWGLERKAISVRLSNAYCVAVASNDRSYAEVLNDEGVNFPDGRPVVWAMKARSRGRILAGHVRGPSLFRNVLDRGRSKNLKHFFLGATDETLEDLYRAACNEYPGISIAGMYSPQFGPVDSSFLEDVSNRINDADPDIVWVALGTPKQDFCTAALCRMVQRPCVGVGAAFDFVAGTISEAPRFFQKFGIEWLYRFASEPRRLWKRYVFGNVTFIRSALTESGN
- a CDS encoding glycosyltransferase family 2 protein: MEDQLPCISIVTVVRNNLQGLITTAESIQRQKYNKIEHVIVDGASTDGTLDWLAAYKPNYRVSFISEPDNGIYDAMNKGINLASGDVVQFLNGGDELASDSVLNIVAQSYHESRWDWAYGQIRYVNGKYERIREYSFSPFSLKKLSMGLAFTPHPATFVKRSGIETMGGFRSEFGFSADQEMAVRLGKQASPSIIDTVITNYLIEGAHGASKPADTARRYARIRRANGLLVGGSRVLDAGFTIALATFWTARAQAGRLRQYTNR
- a CDS encoding lipopolysaccharide biosynthesis protein; translation: MNSIGNGPLARIVKSAGARAFVLPLSGGAALLITRLITSEYGPETYAVFSLAAALPFLIPMMDLGIGSAVTNAAAGLPGHSDSFNAVLRKAQRILISVGAALGAASLALGASGLWTTVLNLESSRELNWSIATAVLLIAISVPLSLGARILLGIRRNAFVVLIQGTTSVVNLAAVSILFVARAEPPVLIAVSTVGVLATNVLLNWVALRSPAVRAARADRKPSKRGHSTAIWSTAVPMVVVSIALPFTFQSDRIVLGWTSSLEQVAIYSGAAMVFLPVLSIVQVAGRSLWGDFAEARHSGRDVSKLFSQAVLLSTFLGIGGALGLVIFGPIIARWATSGIVDIPYALYFAFAGVVICQAIQQPAGMYLTDVSGLRFQAVTTVVTALASLVLSIYFASKHGAIGPVLATVVVLAFLHVVPCLLYSYMRIRNESVRRSQLAVVSVSDGSLGKLRG
- a CDS encoding glycosyltransferase; its protein translation is MNEISGPHAALDRIIVEHVDPENLVPGGIDTCIHDLIKYGDGFQFGLVGITLNKQHRVGVWTKVELAGRQVDFMPVAHFDRSEASRSRVRVPHSMRLLCGVVKYNRRIPRVLLQAHRVETGFLLSYLRRSRFIQFIHNDSNGLTGAHSDSSWKGLGSVYRALEKRVLRRAAGIVVFNRTDGTRLLQARPDVHVAQTWFDPQVYQRANRVKWDGKRALRVCWVGRLESQKDPLLAVDTIFRLLKHVPSAELVMVGDGSMRDGVIGRAAELGVSGSVHLLGSQDRAMVAKVMSESDCLLMTSHYEGSPRVLVEAGGTGLPVVATKGADPDGALKVGFNGIAAEHRDPALLATGLIEACQYSEEDCCTAAEHRAAGPSVRRILSIGVA
- a CDS encoding acyltransferase; amino-acid sequence: MGVVRTLKIQLIKRLKGGDVAARALGMKVGTDCRILSLEAGSEPWLVSIGDRVTVSSGVQFLTHDGSGWLYRDERGRRYRYARILVGSDVFIGNRSIIMPGVKVGDKSVIGAGSVVTKSVPSGSVVAGNPARFITTYDELMSRISKWTHHADVQGLDIRERSERALDREFLPYLQTARVDLPDHPVS
- a CDS encoding glycosyltransferase; amino-acid sequence: MRVAILVPSLGGGGAEFVAREWARWLNTTGVDARLVVCGPVDPLLRPDGVQVHSIPDKGFIRRLLAVRRYAASSRVDIILGLMPYFNLLALISQFGRVGGRARVVISGRNVEVPLRKIFGIKFRAIQAIAKICYPFADAYIAISHTVAAEAAALYRIEPKNIYVVPNPATAKVDVRAAHATIKCSRDTLAPQHSLNLVVPARLVEQKRPHIPVLVASEITKHFEHVEVHFFGIGPLESEIQQLAQGCSVSVKFHGWVEAWFEECPPNSVVLLASLAEGFGNVLVEAASVGIPSVVSSRCLGSSDAIVPGLTGELCAGDSVNDYAEAVLAVADLTMNGAESAWLSRFTLESSGNRVLRVLRDVYKKGVRSEIVPLAVELADRSE